In a genomic window of Armatimonadota bacterium:
- a CDS encoding sugar phosphate isomerase/epimerase produces MKMSRRELLITGTLGGVALSSGLPAGAAKERKPSAKLRISSQERIIPGESLPERLAKMDKWGIEGLELGGRGLAERVPEIKAALANSRVTVSAICAGFDGALSSDDESVRRTCVSSMKDILIAAGELGSTGLIFVPAFNGQTKLNHVDARKVLLDQLPELGEYAVKCGTRVLLEPLNRNETWLVRMLADAASICRDANHPGVCAMGDFYHMYIEETSDMGAFISAENYLHHVHLASIKRNLPGQDERDYTNGFRGLKMIGYQDFCSFECGVIGDRDVEIPKCVRFLRDQWKRV; encoded by the coding sequence ATGAAAATGAGCCGTCGCGAACTGCTTATCACAGGTACGCTAGGGGGAGTTGCGCTCTCGTCCGGACTGCCGGCCGGTGCAGCCAAGGAGAGGAAACCTTCTGCTAAGCTCCGCATATCCAGCCAGGAGCGGATCATCCCCGGCGAAAGCCTGCCCGAGCGTCTTGCAAAGATGGACAAGTGGGGGATAGAGGGCCTCGAACTCGGCGGACGAGGCCTTGCAGAGCGGGTGCCGGAGATCAAGGCCGCGCTCGCGAACTCGAGGGTGACTGTCAGCGCGATCTGCGCCGGGTTCGACGGAGCCCTTTCGAGCGATGACGAGTCCGTTCGGCGAACGTGCGTGTCCTCGATGAAGGACATCCTGATCGCCGCCGGCGAACTCGGCTCGACCGGCCTGATCTTCGTCCCGGCGTTCAACGGCCAGACGAAGCTGAACCATGTTGACGCGCGCAAGGTCCTGCTCGATCAGCTTCCTGAGCTGGGGGAATACGCCGTCAAGTGCGGTACGCGGGTGCTGCTCGAGCCGTTGAATCGCAATGAGACGTGGCTCGTCCGAATGCTCGCGGACGCGGCCTCGATCTGCCGCGATGCGAACCATCCGGGCGTGTGCGCTATGGGGGACTTCTACCACATGTACATAGAGGAGACGAGCGACATGGGCGCGTTCATCTCCGCCGAGAACTATCTCCATCATGTGCACCTGGCCTCGATCAAGCGCAACCTTCCCGGTCAGGACGAGCGCGACTACACCAACGGCTTCAGGGGTCTTAAGATGATCGGCTACCAGGACTTCTGCAGCTTTGAGTGCGGAGTCATCGGCGACCGT